DNA from Comamonas serinivorans:
CTGCGCTGGCTGCGCTACGACACCGAATTCGCCGACGGCCTGGCGCCCGAGAGCGCTGCCTGCATGGCCCCGCGTGAGCAGGCCCACGAGTACTTCGCCAGCAACTATTTCGACTTCATGTACCGCGCGGCCGAGTACCTGATCGAGGCCGGCCTGGCCTATGTGGACGAGCAGACACCCGAGCAGATGAGCGCCAACCGCGGCGACTTCGGCACACCGGGCAAAAACAGCCCTTTCCGCAGCCGCACGCCGGCCGAAAACCTGGCGCGCTTTCGCGAGATGCGCGATGGCCAACTGCCCGATGGCGCTGCCGTGTTGCGCGCCAAGATCGACATGGCCAGCCCCAACATCAACCTGCGTGACCCGGCGCTCTACCGCATCCGCCATGCCACGCACCACAACACGGGCGACCGCTGGTGCATCTACCCCATGTACACCTATGCGCACCCCATCGAGGATGCGCTGGAGCAGATCACCCACTCGATCTGCACGCTCGAGTTCGAAGACCAGCGCCCGTTCTACGACTGGCTGCTGGCGCGGCTGTGTGAAGGCGGCCTGCTGGATGCGCCCTCGCCGCACCAGTACGAGTTCGCCCGCCTGAACGTGACCCACATCCTCACCAGCAAGCGCAAGCTGCGCCAGCTGGTGGAAGAAGGCCACGTCGACGGCTGGGACGACCCCCGCATGCCCACGCTGGCGGGCCTGCGCCGCCGTGGCTACACGCCCGAGGCCATCAAGCTGTTCTGCGAGCGCAGCGGCGTGACCAAGACGGGTGGCGCCTGGACGGAGTACGCCGCCCTCGAAGCAGCGCTGCGCGACACGCTGGACCCGGTGGCCGCACGCGCGCTGGCCGTGCTCGATCCCGTGGCGCTGCACATCGTCAACTGGGAGGCGCTGATGGGCGCCGGCCACCTGGAGCCCTGCCACGCGCCGGTCAACCCGCACGACGAAGCCGCGGGCCAGCGCCACTTCAGCCTGGGTGCCGACCTGTGGATCGAGCGCGAGGACTTCATGGCCGTGCCCAGCAAGGGCTTCCGCCGCCTGTACCCCCCCTACACGGGCGGCGACGGCCAGCCCAAGGACGGCAACAAGGTGCGCCTGAAGTACGGCTATGTCGTGCAGTGCACCGGCTTTGAGCAGGACGCCAACGGTCAGGTCACGCGCGTGCTGGCCGAGCTCATCCCCGACACCAAGAGCGGCACGCCGGGCGCGGACAGCGTCAAGGTCAAGGGCGTGATCGGCTGGGTCGGCCAGGCCGACGCCGTCGCCATCGAGGTGCGCAACTACGAGCGCCTGTTCAACGCCGAGCACCCGGGCAGCGCCGAGCTGACCGAGGAGCTCAACCCGAACAGCCTGCACACCGTGCAGGGCTGGGGCGAGCCCAGCCTGACGCAGGCGCAGCCCGATGTGCCGCTGCAGTTCGAGCGCCTGGGCTACTTCGTGCGCGACAGCCGTGCCTTTTCGCAAGACCGCGACCACCTCGTCTTCAACCGCACCAGCGGCTTGAAGGACAGCAAATGAGGCCATGAGCAGCCGCCCCCGCGCCGACCTGGGCACGCACGCGTCGCTGGGCCTGGTCCTGGCCGCTGCGGGGCTGCTGCTTGCCCTGTCCGGCATGCTGACCTTGTGGTTGGCGGCCGAGTTCAGCCTGTTTGGCCTGAGCCTGCTGGTGCTGGGGCTGGTGGCCGCTGGCCTGGCGTGGTGGTCCGAGCGCCACAGCGCCGGCCCGCTCGACGACGACTTTCCCGAAACCGAGCACCAGGGCCCGGGCAACGGCTGGCTGACCACGGTGCTGCAGCGCAAACCCGGCACCGACCTGCCGCCCGACGTGGCCGAGGACGCGCCGCCCCCCACCTCGGCCGTGGCCAAAGAGCGGGTGCAGTATGTGCTCACCGCCGATCAAAAATTAACGGCAGACGGGGCATACCCCACAAACCATGCAGCCACCGTGGCGCCACAGGTCAGCGATCGCAGCGCCGCCCCGCAGTGGTCCCCCGAGGTGTGGCAGCACATCGAATGGCGGCGCCTGCTCACCGTGGTCACGGGCCTGTTCATCCAGGTCGGGTTTCAGCCCTCGTCGTTCAAGGCCGTGGGCCTGACCGGCGCCGACGTGGTGCTCAGCTCGGGCAAAGGCCCCTTGCTGCTGCGCTGCATCGCCACGCGTGCGGGCATTTCGCGCGCCGACATGCGCGCCTTCGTGCGCGTGGTCAAGGCCCAGCAACTCGTGCACGCCACCCTGGCCACCGGCGGCCAGGTGTCGCCCGAGGCCCGCGCGCTGGCGCGCGAGCATGGCATCCACACGCTGGATGGCGAGCAGCTGCTCAAGCTCATCGCCACACGCACGCCTGCGCAGCAGCACACCCTGCACCTGACCGCCTATGCCGGCGCCTACTGGCGCCCCAGCTGCATGCACTGCGGCATCAAGCTGGTGCCGCGCCTGCGCCCGCAGGACCACCGCCCCTACTGGGGCTGCCGCAACGCACCGGACTGCACGGTGGCGCTGCCCATGGACATGGCGCAGCTGTCGCGGCTCAAGCGTCCAGCCGCCGCGGGACAGGGATCCAGTGCTGCTGTGGCCACAGCCGATGCACGCCCTGTTCAGGTGAACGTTGGCGCGGCAGCCACTCAACCTGCGGCACTCTGAACCCGGCGCGCCCGTCTCGGCTTGGGGCCATGAACATAGCCGCCAGCCATGAAAACCACAAAACGGCACCCGGCGTGGGACGCAGGTTGCTCAGCGGGCACCGCGGCGATGGTGGTGGCTGGCAGGGCGGTGGTCACCATGGCTTCACGACTGTCGAAGAAATTCGCCTCGCCCGCATGGACGTTAGCCCAGGCGGCGACTCGGAAGATCATCGGCCCCGATGCACCCATGCCCAAGGTGCAGGATCACCGTCGGTCACCTCGCCTGGTAGCGACCGTCTCGACCCATGCGTGGGCAAACACCGCGTCGTGCCCCTGGCCGACGGCAGCACCCTGGCGCTGGACACGACAGCTCGGTGACCGGTGCCGACACGCGCCTGCGCCCGTGGCCCCAAGCCGTGGCGCAGACCACTCAGGCTCATGGCCGCGTCAGCGGCGAAACTCCATGAACTCGGGCTCGTGGCCGCGCGAACGCAGCCACTTGGCCAGGGCCTGGCCCGTGCCGGCCGACCAGCATTTGACGTCCTTCAGGTCGAGCAGCTTGTAATCGACCAGTTCCGGCGAGAGCTTGACCTCGCCCGTGCAGACCGCGTGGTAGGCGATGATGACCTGGTTCATGCGCAGAAACTCGTACACGCCGATGAGCTCGAGCGACTCGGTCTGCAACGCGGTCTCTTCTTCAATCTCGCGCCGCACCCCGTCTTCGGGCGATTCGCCCGCCTCCATGAAGCCGGTGATCAAGGCATACATGTCGCCCTTCCACATCGCGTTCTTGGCCAGCAGCACCTGACCGTCTTTTTCGATGATGGCCGCCAGCACGGGCGTGGGGTTGTTCCAATGCGTCCAGTTGCACACCGGGCAGCGCATGCGCTCCTTGGGACCGCCATCCTCCATGTCGGTGACGGCCATCAACTCGGTGGCGCATTGGGGGCAGTAGATGAAGCTCATGCTTGAAAAAATCCTGTTGAGGTCGCGTGCAAAACCGTAGCTTGACACAGCGCCGGGCCGTCGCTTGTCGCCGCCTTGCGGGCGTTCGCCCGGCCATGGCGGCGGCCGACGGACTGGCTGCTGCGACGGTCACCCTCGGGTGTCACGGCACCGAAGAGACTGAGCCGCGTGGGCGTCGCGCGCCGCCGGGTTGCTCAGGCTGGCCGTCCGGCGCAACGGGTTAAGCTGCCGCGATGACCTCGACACCACACCCGCCTTCACCCGCCCCGCCCTGCACCGAACCGGTGGAGCTGCACACGGCTCGTCTGGTGCTGCGCCCGTGGCGGCCCAGCGACTGGCCCGCCTTCGCCCAGCTGAACGCCGACCCCGAGGTGATGCGTCACTTTCCGGCCACGCTGACCGCGGACCAAAGCCAGGCGCTGGCGCAGCGCTGCCAGGCGGGCATTGACGAGCGCGGCTGGGGCTTCTGGGTCACCGAACACCGCGCGTCAGCTGGCGGGCATGATCGGCCTGAACATCCCCTCAGCCGACCTGTCCTGCTCCCCCTGTGTGGAAATCGGCTGGCGCCTGGCCCGGCCCTTTTGGCACCAGGGGCTAGCCACCGAGGGCGCGCGGGCAGCACTGGATTTCGCCTTCGGCACCCTGCAGCTGGACGAGGTGGTCGCGTTCACCACCTTGTCCAACCTGCCGTCACAAGCCGTGATGCAACGCCTGGGCATGCAGCGCGACGCGGCCACGTTTCAGCACCCCGCCCTGCCGCCCGGCCACGCGCTGGCCGAGCATTGCCTGTATCGCATCCAACGCCATCAGCATGGCGTATGAGCGCACTTCCGTTCATTGAATATCGCAAGCAGCGCCATACTCCACACCCAAGACCATCAGGACTTGAGCACCTCGGAATCCTGGATCATCTTCTTCCAGCGCACGCGCTCCTTGGCCAGGAAGCGCTCGTAATCGGCCGCGCCCTGGGCGGTGATGCGCACCCCCTGCTTCTCCAGCGATTGGCGCAGCTCGGCGCCCTTGAGCTGCTGAAGCGAGGCATTCGACAACGCGTCGACCACCGCCTGCGGCGTGCCCTTGGGCACGAACAAGCCGTTCCAGATCGGCATGGCAAAGCCCGGGAAGCCCTGCTCGGCCACCGTGGGCACGTCGGGATAGGCCGGCGCACGTTCGGCGCTCATGCTGGCGATGACGCGCATCTTGCCGGCTTCGACCTGGGGCCGGGTCGTGGGCACCGTCATCACGGCCACTTCGATTCGCTTGGACAGCAAGTCCGGGATGGCCGGCGCCTCGCCCGAGTACGGTGCGTGGATCATCTTCACACCGGCGAGCTTGCACAGGTACTCCATCGCCACGTGCACCGGGCCCAGCGGCCCCGTGGACATGAAGCGCACCTCGCCCGGCCTGGCCTTGGCATCGGCCAGCAGGTCCTTGAGCGATTTGTAGGGGCTGTCGACCGGCACGGTCAGCGAGTAATCCACGTCGAACAGGTAGGCCACGGCGGCGAAATCGCGCTCGGGCTTGTAGCTCAGCGTGGGCATGGTGTGCTCGAGCACGATGTTGGTGCCGATGCCCCCCATGAGCACCGTGTAGCCATCGGCCGGGCTGCGCACCACGGCCGTGGCGCCAATGGCACCCGATGCACCCGGCTTGTTGTCGACGATGACGGTCTGCTTGAGCGGGGTCTCCAGCGCCTTGGCCATCAGGCGCCCCAGCACATCCGTGGCACCCCCCGGTGCAAACGGCACCACCAGCTTGATGGGCTTGCTGGGAAAGTCCGCCGCCAGCGCCAGCTGCGGCGCCAGACCCAGGCCGGCCGCCGTGCCTGCCGCAGCGGCGCCGAGCAGGTGGCGGCGCGTCATGCCGGGGTTGGCGGTCAGGGTGTGGCGGGACGGGGCATGCGGGTTCAGGCGGGGCTTGCGCGGGGTCATGGTGGTCTCCAAAGGCGTTGTGGCGTGGCGACAAGGCTTCGCACGCTGCCCTGTCGGGGCCTGCATCTGACACCAAAGCGAGCCCTGGGTCTGTCACCCTTGGTCGAGCTGCGGGCAGCGGCCACCCACGAGCACGGCCAGCGAGGCCGAGATGCCCAGACTGATGCGGCGCTTGTCTTCGTCATGGCTTTCGCGCCGCTACTCGGGCCCGCGCACCGGCACGCCCAGCGCGAGCAGGACGGTTCGCCCCCAACTTTCGACACCTCAAAAAGCAGTATGGGTTGGTTCCCGTTGTCATTTCAACGGGAACCAACCCATACCCCATCAAGCTTCAGCCAGCTGGCAGACCGGCGCTTGACCGGCCTGCTACCCGCCCGAGCCATGGCTCAGCGCTTGCCGCCCAGCAAGGCCTTGAGGGCCTGTTGCAGGCGGCGCGCCTCGGCCTCGGCATGCGGGCTGGCCAGCACACGGGCCACGTCCTGCGTCCAGGTTTCGGTCGGCGACGGTTCGTTGCGCTGGGTCAGCAGTTGCAGCTGCAGCGCGCGGCGCTCGGCCAGGTGGTCGGCCGGCGTCGGCACCTCGGCCGCCATCTCCAGGCGCAGCAAGGCGTCGCGCGGTTGCGATGCCGCCGGCTGGCTCAGGGCCTGGGCCCATTGCGAGCGCACCTGACCATTTACCTGGCGACCCAGCTCCGCCGCAGCGGGCAGCGCATCGGCCTGCCGGCTTTGCCAGGCCGACAGCAGCTGACCCACGGTTTCGCCGTGGGCCTGGGCGGCCAGCTTGCGCAGCGCCGCCTGGGCGTGCTCGACGGCATCGCGCTGGGCGCGGAAGGCCGCGTCGCCCAGACGCGGGCCGCGATCGGGGCGGTCGCCACGCTCAGGGCGGCCGCCATCGCGGCGGTCAAACCCGCGGCCATCTCGGCCATCGCGGCGGCCGTCACGGCCATCGCGACCTCGGCCGTCGCGCCGCCCATCGCGGCTGTCGCGCGCAGCCGGCTCGGGCCGCTTGGCTCCGGGCCGGTCGTCGCCACGCATGGCGACGACCTTGCGCGGTGCGGCAGGCGGTTTGGCGGCTTCGGCAGCGGCTTGGCCCTCTGCGGCGCCCGATTCGGCGGCTTCGACCCCGTCACCCGTTGCATCAGCGGCGCCCTCCGCGGCCGGCTCGGGGGTGGCTGGCGTCGTGTCACCTGCGGCAGCCGGTGCGGCAGTCGCCTTGGTCGGCTCTGCGGGCTGCTGGGCCTGGGCACGCTGGGCATCGTCCAGCGCCTGCAAGGCGGCACGGATGCGCTGGGCATCGCCCGAAGCGGTGGCAGCTTCGACTTCCTTGGCGGCATCGAGCACGGCCTGATCGCGCGCCGACAGCGCCGCGTGCTGCTGCTGACGCTCGTGGGTCTTGCGCTGGAAGGCCTCGTCGATCGGCTTGCGGAAGGCATCCCAGAGCTTTTGCTCGTGCTTGCGGTCGATGGGCACGGTTTGCGCCTCAGCCTGCCAGCGCGCCTGCAGGTCCTTGATGGCGTCGATGCGCAAGGCGGGCGCGGCGCCCACCAGCTTGGCCTCGTCGATCATGGCGTGGCGGCGGGCCAGGCTGTCTTTTTGCGCCGTGTCCAGCGGCGCCGAGGCCGCGGCCAAGGCCTGCTTCCACTTCGGCTGCAGCTCGGCATAGGCCTTTTCGCTCAGGTGACCGGCATTGCGCCAGCGGTCCGAGAACTGGTGCAGCGCCCGGTTGAACGCCTTCCAGTCGGCCTTGGCCCCGCTGGCCAGGGCCTGCGCCTGGGCTTCACCCCAGGCTTGAACCTCGGCAAGCAAGGTCAGGCGTTCACCGCGGTGCTTGGCGGCTTCGGCACGCACCTGACCCAGCCACTCTTCCACGAAGACGTGGGCGCGGTTGCAGGCACGGTCGAAGCGCTTCCACAGCGCGTGGTTGGGCACGCCGCCCTGGTCGGTCGACTTCCACTGCTCGCGCAGGTTGCGCAGCGCCTCTTGCAGCTTGCGCCCGGTCAAGGTCGGCTGCCACTGGGCCTTCACGCGTTCGGCGGCGTCCTGCGCCTCGGGCTTGGCTTCTTTCTCGGCATGGGCCGCAGCCGGGGCTTCTGCAGCGGCCGGAGCTTCCGCCGCTGCGGGAGCAGCTTGCACAGCAGCCGCAGCCTCTGCGGCGACCGTGTCGGCGGGCTCCGCCGCGCCTTCGGCTGGCGCATCGGCTTGAGCAGGCGCTTCGGCTTGGGGCGCAGCGTCAGCCGGGCTGGCTGCGGCATCGAGCGCGACGTCCGGCGCAGACGGTGCGGCGTCGGTAGCCTCGGCCGAAGCAGCCTCCGGTGCGACCGGCGCAGCGTCGGCAGCGGCTGGTGCGGCAGGCTCGGCGGCATCTGCCGGGGCATCCGCCTTGGCAGGCTTGTCAATGGGTTTGAGCAGGGCTTCGGCCTTGCTCACGAGTTCTTCACGCAGCTGGTCGGCGCGCCACTTCTGCCACCCTTCCAGCTCCTGGGCGGCGGCCAGGCTGGTGTGCGCGCGGGCGACCACGGCCTCGTCGGCACGCTTGCCTGCTTCCTTGAGCGCCTGGCGCAGCGCGTGCGCGGCCGAGGCAATGACGCGTCCCTGGCCGATCTTCACGGCAGCGTCGAGCGACACCACGGCCTTCTCGATCGCGGCATGGGCTTTGGCGCGGACTTCGGGGTTGACTTTGGCTGCTTCGGGCTTGGCGGGTTTGTCGGCGGCCGCTTGCGGCGCCTCGCCGCGCGCCACGCGCAGCTCGTCGGCCCAGGTGGGCACGTCGGGCAGCGGCGCTTCGGCCGACGCCGCGGCAGCTTCCGCCACGGTCAGGGCGCTGGCAAAGGCCTCCCACACGGCTTGCAGCTGCGCCTTGGAAGCGTCGAGCTGGCTGGGGTAGCGCGCATCCACATTGCCCCAGTCGGCCTGGGTGGTCAGGCCCTGGACCTGGGCCTGCCAGTGGGCGACGTCGTGCTCGAGCGCGGCGCGCGCGGCATGGGCATCGGTCCAGGACTTGGTCGACAGCAGCTCGATGCGCTGCGCCAGCAGCACGGCGGCTTCGCGCTGCACCATGGCCTGGTTCTGCAGGTCCTCAACCACCTTGACGCGGTCGGCCAGTTGCGCCCGCAGGCTGGACAGCGGCTCGCGCGACAGCGGCGCACCCGCACGCGCGGCGTCGCGCTGCCAGGCCATGGCGTCGGCGATGTTCAGCCGGCCGGCGGCCAGCAGGGCCTGGGCGCGCTGGGCCCACTCTTCGGCCATGTGCTCTTGCGACTTGGCACGCTTGAGCTCGTCGAGCTTGTCGCGGATGGGGCGAGCAGCGCCCTTGTCGCGGCCGCTGAGCTCCTTGAACACGTCCTGCAGCTGATCGGTGCTGGGCCCCGTGGCGAGCCAGTCGCGGATCTTGGCCGCGCGTTCACCCGAGGTGGCCGCCGAAAAGGCGCCGCCCGTCAGGTCATCGAGCCGGTGTTTGGAGGGCGCTTTGGCCGGCGCTGCGGGCTCGGCGGCGGCAGGGGTATCGGGGGTGGGCTTGCGCGAAAACGGGAACATCGGCGTGAATGCGTTGGGCATGGCAGCTGGCGGGGCCGGCGCCAAGGTCTGGCCATGAAGGCCATAAGGCCTGTCCGGCACACGCGAGCGGTGGGCCGGTACAGGGCGCGAAACCCGCATTTTCGCTCGGAAATCCCCGCGCGAGCGCTGCACGGGCGCAAATCACCCGGCGGACGCTGGCGACGATGCATCGCCCGGTGCACGCCCACGCCCACACGGGGCGTCGCGGTGCCGTGCCGACTGCCGAAATCCCGGGAAGCCGTGGTCCTGCCCAGCGCGGAGAACGACGCTGACGCGGCAGGCCCGGATGCCGTTCAACGGCGCCACATGGTTCGTCGATCAACCGATGAAGCGCCCACGCGAGGGCCAACGAGCTGGCACCCTGGACACCGCCGCCCACCCGCCGAATGCGACGTGCGTTGACGCCGGGCCGGACGCCGGGCTTGTTGTTGCCTGGGTTGTCGAGTTGGACGAGCCTCGCGTTGGACGGCGAACCAGCAGCCGTGGCCGCATGCGCAGCCGTGAACCCGCGCGCGCCCGGTGCTGGCAACCCCAATCACAAGCCCTGAGTGCGCCTCAATATCCATGCATGATTGGAGTATCAACCGAATGCCGATCAAAATACATCGGACATCGCAGCATACTCCTAATCGGTCACACTCAGTTCTTCAGACTCAAGGCTGCATGCGGTGCCCAGGCCTTGCCGGGCTCGGCGGCGGATGCCGACGCAGCCCCTGCCGCAGCCGCGGCCGGTTTGTCGAGCTGCGAGGCGCCCACGAACAGGCGGTCGGCGGGCAACTGTCGGCTGGCCAGGTAGTCCCGCACCGCCGTGGCGCGCGCCTGGGCCAGCTGCCGCATCTGCTCGTCGCCCACGGCGATGCTGTCCATGAGCAGCCGTTCCATCTCGGCCGTGGGCAGGTCCTTGGCCAGGCCAATGGCGTTGCGCGGCTTCTTGATGTCGGCACGCTTGTAGACCTGCTTGAGCAGGGCGTCGTACTCGGCGCCGGTGATGCGCGCAGCCCTGGCCGGGCGGGTCGAAGCCGCCGCAGCGGACGCGGCCGAGGCTGCGGCCTGCAGCATCGCGGTGGCGTCCTGATCGGCCTGCTTGCCGCCGGCGCCCTCGCCGCGGCGCTGCTCCGCCGCCACCAGGGCCTGCAGCCGCTCGCGCTGGTAGCCCGAGCTTTCGCGCTGCAGGTCGGCCGCACCGCTGACGGTCAGCTTCAGCGATGGCCGGTCGGTCAGCGCCTTGGCGATCTTGTCCAGGTTCTGCTGTGCCTGGGGCGTCAGCTCACTGCTGCCAGGCGCGAACACGACCTGCGACATTTCGTCGCCACTGCCGCCAAAGGCCTTGGCCAGCAGGGTGAAGGGCGCGGTGACGGCCTTGCCGATGATGTTGAAGATCGCCTTGACGATGATGGGGCCCACGCTGAACTGCGGGTCGTTGAGCGAACCCGAGATCGGCAGGTCCAGGTCGATCACGCCGTTGCGGTCGGACAGCAGCGTGACCGCCAGCTTGACGGGCAGGCTGGCCGGAGCGCCCTCCACCTTCTCGCCGAAGGTCAGCTGGTTGAGCACCAGCTTGTTGCTGGCCGTGAGCTGGCCGCTCGGCAGGACCTCGTAATGCACGTCGACGCTCATCTTGCCGCGCTCGATGCCGTAGCCCGAGTACTTGATGGCATAAGGCGACAGCGGCGGCAGTTCCAGGTCATGGACCTTACCGGTCACATCCAGCGCCAGCGGCTTGGCCAGTGGGTTGACCTTGCCGCTGATGTCGAGGCCGGCGCTGCCTTCGGCGCGCCCGGTGAGGGACAGGTCGGCCATCTGCACGGCGCCCGAGGGGTCGGGCTCGGAGCTGAAGGCGTTCAGGCTGCCGTTGAGCTCGGTCAGGTCGGCCGAGTAGTTGGGCTTGATGAAGCGGTCGGAGAAGTACACCTTGCCGCCCACCAGCCGGGTGGGGCCAAAGCGCAGGATGGGGCCGGTGCTCGGCGGATTCGCGGGCTGGGCCGCCGCCGTGGCGGTTGATGCAGCGGTTGACGGTGCAGGCGCCGACGCCTGGGCCGCCCCCGACGCTGCGGCTGCGGCCGGCGCGGCAGCGGCCGCCTGCTCTTCGGGCGAAGCCTTGACCAGGTCCTGCAGGTTCAGGCGCCCGTTGGGGAACACGATGACCCGCGCGAAGAAGTCGGCCAGGCGGGTCTCGGCCACGTTGACCACCGGCCGCGCCTGGGGCTGCACCGTCACGTCCAGCCCCCGCACATGCAGGGTCTTCCAGCTCAGCAGCTCTTCGCCCAGGTTCAGCCCACCGCGCCCCTGCCGGCCGCTGACCGGCGCCAGCGGTGCGCCCGAGTTCACGCTGTCCGCACCAGCGGCCACCGTTGGTGTGCCAGCTGAGCCCGCTGACCGGGAAGTGCTGACCTGCGCCTGCTGGCGCTGCGCCTGGGCCCGCGTGGGCACCGGCGCGACGCTGGTGGTCTGGGTCGTGCCACGGCTGCGCTCGGTGCTGCTGGCGGCGGCGGGCTCGGGCGCGCGCTCGTCGGTGATGGAGCCCACCACGCTGTGGGCCCGAAACTCTTCCACGCTGGCATCGCCGGCCAGCTTGAGGCGCGGCCCCTGCTGGCTGTTGGCGAAATCGACCCGACCCTTGAAGCTGGTGTCGGCGCGCAACAGCTCGATGTTGAGCAGACCGGCGAAGTACGGCTCGAACGCATGCACAGGCAGGCGCTGCAGGTTGACCTCGCCCTTGGCGGCCAGCGGCTGCTGCGTCACCGCGCCTTGCCAGGACAGGCGGCCGGGCTCCAGCCGCCCTGCCCCCAGGCGGGACGACAGCTGCACCTGCATGGGCTTGCTGCCGGCGCCGCCGAACTCGAACCCCTTGACCGTGGCCGCCAGGTCGCTGAGCGTGGCCTCGACGGGGCGCTCGGGCACCTCGTCGCGCCAACCCACGCGGCCGCCCTTGAGCTGCAGCTCGCCCAGCGCCACCTGCCAGGCGGGCGCAGCGCCAGCCTTGCCGGACGGCGTTGACGCGGCGGGCTGCGCCACCAGCCAGTCCTCAACCATGAGCTTGCCCTGGGCATTGCGCGACACCTGCGCCTGGGGCTCGGTGACGGTGAGGCTGCCCACCGTGACCCGCTGCGCCAGCGGCAGCACCTCGACATCGCCGACCTCGATGCGTTTGACGGTCGGCAGCCCTGGCAAAGCGGCACCCGGCTTGCGCGCCTTGCCGGCCGATGCCTGCGCCTCACCCGGCTGGCGCAGGGCCAGCTCATCCAGCTGCGCCTGGCTGAGCTGCAAGCGCAACTCGCCGCCCTCGCCCTGGGCATTGGCGGCCGCCCAGCGCAGCGCTGACGCAGCACTCAGGTTCCCGGCCAGTTGGGGCCGCAGGAAAGGCCGCACATACGGGCCGGCCAAGGCCAGCGGCAGGTCACGCAGCGTGGACTGCACGGCGACCGCGCTTTGGGTGGCTTCGCCCGCAAAACTCAAGCCACCGGCCGGCAAGTCGGCCAGGGCCACCAGGGCCGGCAGCGGCACCTCGGCGGCGGGGACGGCCTCGGTAGGGGCCGCGTTGGCGGCCGCTGCGCTGGCAGGCTGAACAGGCGCCGAGGCACCGGGGCGTGCGGCTGATGCCACGGCCTGCGACGGTGCGGCGGCCGAGGCGGTCTGGCCGATGGACTTGGCGGCGGTTACCGGCGCGGGCCGGGCCGCTTGGCCGGCGTCGCCTGCGGGCGACGCCGCGCTGGGCTTGGCCTGGGCTGTGGGCCGCCCGTCGGCCGGCGCGGTGCCCGTGTCGGCACGGGCCTCGCTCAGCACGCCCGAGCCACTGAAACGCACGGGCGTGTTCAGCGGCACCACCAGGCCTGCCGCATCCACCTGCAGCTGGGACAGCCGCAGGTTGGCCGGCTGATCGGGCACGCCCGCCGCCTGGTCGAGCCAGGTGATGTCGCCGCCCACCACCGCGACGCGGTCGACCCGCAGCTTCAGCGCCGAAGGCGCCGGCGCGCCCTGGCGTGCTGCCGATGCCGCAGATGCGGGTGTTGACGCCGATTGCGCCGCCTGACTCGCTGGAGTATCGGCCACCATCGATGATTTTTTCATCGGCGAAGCTGCCATACTCCCAGCCACCGCATCCGAGGCAGGTGCTGCTGCAGCGGACACCGTATCCGCCGGGGTGGACGCCACCGAGGCAGATGCTGCGGGAGCCGATGCCGCGGCGACGGGGGCAGCCTGGGCACCGGGCCCGTCCTGCGCGGTGGCCTTGGCCAGGCGCAACAGGTTCAGCAGGCCTTGCGGATCGCGTGCGAGGTGCATGCGCGGGGCCTCGAGCCGCACCGACTTGAGGTGCACGTCCTGCGTCAAGGGCCGCACCTCGCCCAGCTCCACCACCAGCCGGTCGAACGCGGCCAGCGGCGTGCCGTCGCGTTCCTGCAGGTTGAAGTCGCGGGCCGTGAGCAGGCCACTGAGCATCAGGCTCGGGCTGTCGTGCTGCTCGAAGGACAGCGTGAGGTCGGCATCCAGCATCGCCCCCTTGAGCGCC
Protein-coding regions in this window:
- the glnS gene encoding glutamine--tRNA ligase, translating into MNTPHPSAPASPEADTPAKPSHFLRQVIEADEAANTYGQRSWGGSPGDAAHHRAGIVDPAKVRMRFPPEPNGYLHLGHAKSIWLNFSLAHDHGGVCHLRFDDTNPEKEEQEYVDAIREALRWLRYDTEFADGLAPESAACMAPREQAHEYFASNYFDFMYRAAEYLIEAGLAYVDEQTPEQMSANRGDFGTPGKNSPFRSRTPAENLARFREMRDGQLPDGAAVLRAKIDMASPNINLRDPALYRIRHATHHNTGDRWCIYPMYTYAHPIEDALEQITHSICTLEFEDQRPFYDWLLARLCEGGLLDAPSPHQYEFARLNVTHILTSKRKLRQLVEEGHVDGWDDPRMPTLAGLRRRGYTPEAIKLFCERSGVTKTGGAWTEYAALEAALRDTLDPVAARALAVLDPVALHIVNWEALMGAGHLEPCHAPVNPHDEAAGQRHFSLGADLWIEREDFMAVPSKGFRRLYPPYTGGDGQPKDGNKVRLKYGYVVQCTGFEQDANGQVTRVLAELIPDTKSGTPGADSVKVKGVIGWVGQADAVAIEVRNYERLFNAEHPGSAELTEELNPNSLHTVQGWGEPSLTQAQPDVPLQFERLGYFVRDSRAFSQDRDHLVFNRTSGLKDSK
- a CDS encoding restriction endonuclease, with the protein product MSSRPRADLGTHASLGLVLAAAGLLLALSGMLTLWLAAEFSLFGLSLLVLGLVAAGLAWWSERHSAGPLDDDFPETEHQGPGNGWLTTVLQRKPGTDLPPDVAEDAPPPTSAVAKERVQYVLTADQKLTADGAYPTNHAATVAPQVSDRSAAPQWSPEVWQHIEWRRLLTVVTGLFIQVGFQPSSFKAVGLTGADVVLSSGKGPLLLRCIATRAGISRADMRAFVRVVKAQQLVHATLATGGQVSPEARALAREHGIHTLDGEQLLKLIATRTPAQQHTLHLTAYAGAYWRPSCMHCGIKLVPRLRPQDHRPYWGCRNAPDCTVALPMDMAQLSRLKRPAAAGQGSSAAVATADARPVQVNVGAAATQPAAL
- a CDS encoding NUDIX domain-containing protein encodes the protein MSFIYCPQCATELMAVTDMEDGGPKERMRCPVCNWTHWNNPTPVLAAIIEKDGQVLLAKNAMWKGDMYALITGFMEAGESPEDGVRREIEEETALQTESLELIGVYEFLRMNQVIIAYHAVCTGEVKLSPELVDYKLLDLKDVKCWSAGTGQALAKWLRSRGHEPEFMEFRR
- a CDS encoding Bug family tripartite tricarboxylate transporter substrate binding protein — its product is MTPRKPRLNPHAPSRHTLTANPGMTRRHLLGAAAAGTAAGLGLAPQLALAADFPSKPIKLVVPFAPGGATDVLGRLMAKALETPLKQTVIVDNKPGASGAIGATAVVRSPADGYTVLMGGIGTNIVLEHTMPTLSYKPERDFAAVAYLFDVDYSLTVPVDSPYKSLKDLLADAKARPGEVRFMSTGPLGPVHVAMEYLCKLAGVKMIHAPYSGEAPAIPDLLSKRIEVAVMTVPTTRPQVEAGKMRVIASMSAERAPAYPDVPTVAEQGFPGFAMPIWNGLFVPKGTPQAVVDALSNASLQQLKGAELRQSLEKQGVRITAQGAADYERFLAKERVRWKKMIQDSEVLKS